The sequence TCGTCAATGGAGGTCTGAGAGCGCCGCAATAATTTCATCAGTCGTGCGCACTTGACCGATGCGCGCAAAGATATGCTCCAGACTGTGATTGTGCGACAGCTCCTTGAAGTCGGTCATCGCGTCGCTCGCAAATGCGAGCTGATAGCCGTGCTCGAACGCCGAGCGCGCCGTTGATTCCACGCCGATGCTTGTAGAGATTCCGCACAGTACGATGCCCGTGACGCCGCGGCGGCGCAGCTGCAGATCGAGCTCCGTGCCGTAGAAAGCGCCCCATTGGCGCTTCGTGATCCGGATGTCGCCGGGCTGCGCGCCTAGTTCCGGGATGAGTTCGGCGAAATCGGGCGGCAACGACATAGACGGCTGCGGCGCGTCGGCGCGCGGATTCAACCGGTCTGCAGAATCCGGCGAGAAGGTCACATTCACGAGCACGACCGGCAGCGCTGCTTTTCTGAACGCGTCCGCGAGCCGTGCGGCGTTCGCCACGATGCCTTCGACCGGGTGCGCCGCCGGCCGGCCTGCGATGCCTTTTTGCAAATCGATCACGACCAGCGCCGTCCGGGGATCGAGTTCGAGTTCGGCCATCAAAGTTTGATCGGCGCGAGATGCGCGCCGCCCATCGCAGCGTTCAAGCCGCCGATATCGTTGGCGATGAACGAACGGTACGATTGATCGGTGGCGAGGAACAGTTGATGCAGCACCGACTGTTCCGCCAGCTGCGCAGCAGTCGGCGGCGCGAAGCTGATCAGGAACATGAGCGATTGCTGTCGTTCGCGCAGGCTGTCGGTGATGAAGTCGTCGTCCTGATCGCCTTGCGGATTCGAGCTCAACGAGCTTCGAAGTTTGTCCAACGTAGCCCGGACCGCGTCGATGCGCGATACGAGCCCGGCGTTTGAGCCCGCCGCCGACCGGCGTTCGTTCAGCTGCTTTTCGATCGAATCCAGTCCGTTCAGATCGCTGTCGACGGCAGAAAAATCATCGTACATCGCGACTGCAAACGCGCGGTTCGCCACGAGCTCCTGGTGCGTCCACGGAGCGCGCGGGTCCGCTTTCACCACGACGGACTGCGAATACGTCTTTCCGCCGAGAGTCAGCCGCGCTTCGTACGTGCCGGGCACGACGCTCGGACCTTGGCCAAATCCGCGATTCCACTTGGGTGCGCCGTTCCACTTGACCGGCGGGTCGGAGGCGAGATCCCACGCGATGCGATTGACGCCCGCGGCATTGGGCACGTTTGAGACCTGTTTACCGTCTGAATCGTGCGTCCCCGAGATCGTACGTACGACGTGCCCGCCGGGTGCGATGATCTGCAGGCTCGGCGTGCCGCTCGAAGGGGACGCCTGATAGTACGTGAGGAGCGCGCCGTAGTCGGGATCGGTCCCCTGGAACGCGCTCGATCCGCCGCTTTCTGTCTGGCCGGCAAACGTGTAGAACAAGTATGCGTCGCGCACGCGGAAGAACGTCGGCTGGCCGGCGGATTGCGCGGCTGTGAGGCCCTGCAGCGCCGCGAGGTCGTCGAGAATCCAGAACGACCGGCCGTGCGTCGCGATGAGCAGATCGTCGAAGTCCGGCTGGATCTGGATGTCGCGCACGGATGCGGTGGGCATCGAGAGCTGCAGACTTTGCCAGTGCGCACCCGCATCGAAGGAGATCCAGATGCTCTCTTCAAGGCCGGCATAAAGCACCTGACTGTTGACCGGATCCTCGCGCACGACGTGCGCGTACTCGTCACTGGGGAGTCCGCTCGAGATCGAGCGCCACGTCTTGCCGAAGTCCGCGGTCGCGAAGACGTACGGCCTCGGGTCGCCGGCGAAATGCCGATCGATAACCGCGTACGCCGCGCCGCGCGAGAAGCGCGACGCGTCAAGTGAGTCGATCCGGCCCCACGGCCCGATGCCCGTGATGCTGACGTTCGACCAATTGCGCCCGCCGTCGCGCGTGATCTGCACGACACCGTCGTCGGTGCCGACCCAGATCAAACCGGCTTGCAGCGGCGACGGCGCAATGGAAAGAATGGTGTCGGAAAATTCGGCGCCGGTGACGTCGAGGGTGATCGGACCGCCGGAGACTTGCTGGTGCGATTTCACATTGAGCGTGAGATCCGGGCTGATCGGCGTCCAATGATAGCCGCGGTCGTTGCTGCGCAGCAAGACGTTGCCGCCGAAGTACGCGGTGTGCGGATCTTGCGGTGAAAACGCGATCGGCGCTTCCCAATTGAAGCGATAAGGAAGGGATGCGATCTCGCGCGCATTGGTGTCGCGCAAATACGGGGTGATATCCCAGCTCTGATTCGAACGCACGTCGAAGATCGACAGCTCGCCTGCACTATTGCCGCCGCCTGCCGCATTCCAGACAAGATACGGGTCCGACGGATCCGGCCACACCCACGTGCCATCTCCTCCGCCGACGCTGACCCAATCGCGCGTTTCGATCGAACTGCCCCATGCGCCGACGTTGGGCGCGCACCAAGAACCGTTGTCCTGCAAACCGCCGCAGACTTGATACGGGATGTCGCGGCTGTAGCCGACGTGGTACGCCTGTCCGATCGCGAAATTATTGCGCCACTCCCAGGATGCGCCCGCGTCCTGCGAGATCGCGACGCCGCCGTCGTTGCCATTGATGATGCGTTCGCCGTCGGCTGCCCACCAGATGTCATGATGATCGCCGTGAACCGCTTGATCACTGACGGCCCATGTCTTCCCGCCGTCTTTGCTCTCGACGAGGTCGACCGAAACTGCGAAGAGATGATCGGCGTTTGTTGGGTCGACGTAAAGATGCGTGTAGTAAAACGGCCGCTGATTCGCTTCGGTATCGGTGGAGACGAGCTGCCACGTGCTGCCGCCGTCGGTCGAGCGCCACAGGATGCCTTGCTTGGATTGGATCAGCGCGTACACGCGCTGCGAATCGCTTGGCGCGATCGCAACGCCGACGCGGCCTTGCAGACCATCCGGCAGGCCGTGTCCCTCAAGTTTTGTCCAGGTCAATCCGCCGTCCGTGGATTTGAAGAGCCCATCCAACGGACCGCCGCTCTCGAGATCCCACGAGACGCGCGAGTACTGCCACATGCCGGCATAGACGATGCTCGACGATTTCGGGTCCATCGCAAGGTCTGATGCACCGCTGCGCGGACCGAGGTAGAGCGTCTTCGACCACGTCTTTCCGCCATCTGATGTGCGGTAGACGCCGCGATCCGAACTGTCGTGGAAGGGGTCGCCGAGTGCCGCGACGATCACGACGTTCACGTTGTGCGGATCCACGATGATCTTCGCGATCTGCGATGTTCCGTGCAGGTCCACGCGCTGCCACGTCTTGCCGCCGTCGAGCGAGTGATACAGCCCGTCTCCGGCCGCGACGTCGTTGCGCGGGTTCGCCTCACCGGTTCCGACCCAGACTTCGTTGCCGTTTCCCGGAGCGATCGCGATGGCGCCGATCGAGGCGACGTCTTGCGAGTCGAAGACCGATTGCCAGTGCGCTCCGCCATCGACCGTCTTATAGACGCCGCCGCCCGCGCTCCCCACATAGTAGAGGAAAGGATTCGTGTCGCTGCCGACGACCGCTCCCACGCGGCCGCCCGAGATCGCCGGTCCGATGGAGCGCCACGAGAGCGACGCGTATGGCAGCGGCGCCGCCGACGCCTTTTGCGTCGCGCTCGCGGCGACCGCAATGGCGAAGGCCAGGAAGATCGGACCTAGACGCATGGGCGCACTCCATCATGCATGAGCGATGTGGAAGAGATTCCGTACCGATGCTTGCGGCGTCGATGTAGGGCGGACCTTTTATGATTCGCCTTGCGGCGTCGCTCGCTTCAATCCAGAGGGCGCCGGTGCTAGCCCAAACGAGCCGGCTGCGTGAGCTAACAAAGTTGACGATTGAGCCTCCAGGTGGCTTGTCGATATATACCCTTTATGGTATAGTGAGGAGGCGACGTGGAACCTAACCGCACGAATCCGGAGCGTTGATCGGTCAGGCGCTCGTCTAAGCCCAAACTGGCGAAAAACATCCGGACGCAAAGCGGATGAAGGGGACGCTTCGAGAGGCTCATGAGATATCCGTACGCTCGACGGGGCAAGCATTTCGAGTCGTTTACACGGCTGATTTTGGCAGTATGGTTTGCGTCCTCCACGCGTTTATTAAGAAATCAAAGAAAGGCTCCAGAACTCCGAGGCGTCATCTCGAAATGATTGAAGGCCGGATAAAGTTTGCGAGGGAGCGGTATGAAGAAGGTGGTTAAGAGCAGGGAGAATCGGGTTATCCGCGCAGGCAAAAACGTCTTTGCAGAATTGAATTTGCCCGATGCGGACGTCGTTTTTGCCAAAGCACGCTTGGTGGTTGCGCTCGCCGGGGCAATCAAAGCCCAAAATCTCTCACAAGTCGAAGCAGCGAGGATGATCGGACTAACCCAGCCGAAGGTTTCACGACTTCTGCGCGGTGATACGCGGGGTTTCACGATTGACAAGATCGTCCAGCTTCTCACCAGGCTGAAAAGAGATGTCGAAATCAAGGTCACCCGCGCGCCTGCGAAGACAGCGGTCGGCCGAGTCATGATCACAGGCTCGACGCTGCAAACCGTCGCATCGACGAAGCGGTAGTTTCGGACGGGGCAAGCGATGCTTGCCCTCCTACAGAATGGCCCGACACATGGTCACGTTCACGCCCGATGTCGCACGGCTTGTCGACAGCATCTATCCGCCGGCTCGCCAAGCGCTTGCGTACGAAATCGCCGCGATCGGCCGGCCGCTGTACTTCATCATCGCCGCCTTCGAACTCGCTTTGCTCGTCTGGTTCTGGCAATCGGGCACCGCAGCGCGTCTTGCGGCTGCGTGCGATCGCCGCATCCGCCTGCCGTTTTTCTCGGCCGCCGCTTTCACGTTTCTCACGCTGCTGGGCTTCTCGATCGCGCTCTTGCCGTTCGCCTGGTACGGCGGCTATGCGCTTCCACACCGCTTCGGCTTGAGCGATGCGCCGTTTTCCGTCTGGATCTCGGATTGGGCGAAAGATCTCGCATTGACCACGGTGATCGGAGCCGCGATCGGGGCAGGCTTCGTGCGCCTGGTCGCGCGCCGCGCAAGGGCGTGGCCCGTCGTGGCGGCCGTGCTTGCCGCGCCGCTCATCCTATTCAGCAACGCGATCTTCCCGGTGTTCGTGACGCCGCTCTTCAACCACTACGTGCCGCTGCCGGACTCGCCGCTCTCGCGCTCGATCCTTGCGATGGCCGCACGCAACGGCATCGCGGCATCGGTCGTCTACGAATACGACATGAGCCGGCAGACCAACGAAGGCAACGCGTATGTCGCGGGCATCGGCTCGTTCGAACGTATCGCGATCGGTGACACGATGCTGCGCGATCTCAAACCCGATGAAGTGCTCTACGTCGTGGCGCACGAGATGGGGCACTACAAACTGCATCATCTCTGGTGGGGTTCGCTCTATGCGTGGCTCGGCAGCCTCGGGTTGATCGCGCTCGTCGCGTTCGTGCTGCCGCTCAAGCTCAGGCATGGACCTCGCGGATCGACCGCGCTCTCCGATCCTGCCTCGCTGCCGCTGCTCGGGGCGTTCCTCATCGCCTTGTCGCTCGTCGTCGCACCGGTGTCCAATGCGATCTCGCGCGGCATCGAACACGCCGCGGACGTCTTCGCGGCCGAACATACCGCGCTCGGCGACGCCGGAGTGCGAGCGTTTGCTCGCTTGGGAACCGAGAATCTGTCGAGCCTGCATCCCCCGGCGCTCGCGGTCTGGTATTTCTACGACCACCCGCCGCTCGACGAGCGAATCGAGTACGCGCTCGAACACGAACGCGGCGGCACGTCGACGACCGTCGGCCCTTGACATCATTTCGCCATTAGTGCTAGGATTTTTCCGCATCCCAAAAACTTTCATCCGGTGCTAAGCCGGCGGTAACGCATGCGAAAGCCATCTCAGGACGCGTCGGGCGACTCTGTCAAACGCGAGAGAACCGGCGTCCAATCGGTAGAGCGCACGCTCGACATCCTCGAAGCGCTTGTCGAGTTCGGTTCCGAAGTCGGCTTGGTGGAGATCAGCCAGGTCGTCGGCTTGCCGCTTGCCACGGTCCACCGGCTGCTCGGCACGCTCATCACGCGAGGCTACGTCAAGCAGAACCGGCAGAATAGAAAATATTCCCTTGGCTTCCGCGCGCTGCAGATGGGCAACGACATGCGCCAGCGCTTCAGCCTGCGGCTCGAAGCGCGCCCATTTCTGCAGCGGCTGATGCAGATGAGCGGCGAAAGCGCCAATCTCGCGGTGCTCGATGACGGCGAAGTCGTATACATCGATCAAGCGCAATCGGCGCGCATCCTGCGCATGTTCACGCAGATCGGCAATCGTTTGCCCGCGCATTCGACCGGCAGCGGCAAGGCGTTGTTGGCGTTCTTGCCGCGCGAAGTCGTTGAAGGGATCTTGCGCCGCTACGGCATGGCGCCGCGCACGCCGAAGACGGTCACAGATTCGGCCGAACTATTCCGTGAGCTCGAGCAAGTCCGCGCGCTCGGCTACGCGCGCGACGACGAAGAGCACGAAGAAGGCGTCCGCTGCGTCGCCGTGCCGGTGCGCGATGCGTCAGGACAAGTCGTTGCGAGTCTGAGCGTATCCGGTCCAGCGGCACGACTAAGCGACTCGCGCGTCGACACCGTGCTCCCCGATCTGCTCGACAGCGGCCACAAGCTCTCCGCCCGCTTGGGCTTTGCGCCCGAACCCATCCAAGCGCGTTGACGATCGGCGTCCGGCACGCGCGCTCCGGCGATCGGCGTTTCGTCGAAGCGTTGGGAGCCGAAACCGCGCACAGCGGCGTGTCCGCGATCCGTCCGGCAGACGCCGACACGACTGCCCGAGCCTTTCACCGGCTGCTCGCGTTTTGCGAAGAGCGCCCGAAAACGGTGACGCTCATCGCGGAGTCCGAAGGCATTCCGGTCGGCTTTCTGTTGCTCGTGACCGATATACCCGACGACGTCACGCAAGCGCCGCAGGCGTTCGTCGCGTTCATGGCGGTTGAGCCTGCCGCCCGGCGGCGCGGCGCGGCGGCGAAACTCTTGGCGGCGGCGGAACAAGAGGCGCGCAGCCTCGGGTTGCCGCATCTCAGCCTCATGGTCACGGCGGATAACGCGCCGGCGCGGGCTTTGTATCGGCGCTTTGGTTTCACGGACGAGCGCCTCGTGCTGACCAAACGCGTCGAACCGGCCGCTTCGTGAGTCCGGCTGCTTCAGCGTCAACGCCGAATTGGCCGCGCGTATGGCGTGCGGCCGGTGTCATCGCGTTGGCGGCGATCGTGTTGTATGCGCTGTCGCGCATCCCGCTCACGGTCGAGGTGTTCATCGTCGCCACGCTCATCGCGTACGGCATCAATCCGATCGTGCGGCGTCTCAGCACTCGTATCCCACGCATCGCCGCGGTCGCTGTCGTCTACATCGTGGTGACGTTAGCGGTGCTCGCGCTCTTCTTCGTCGTCGTGCCGGACACGGTCGCCCAGCTGCAGACGTTTTTTGTGAACAGCGGCGACCTGACGATCTCACTGCAAGGCGCCGCGAACTCCACCCAGGACTGGATCGCTTCCCATCTCGGAAACCGCGTCCTTCCGGCGCAATTGCAAGCCATCGAAACCAATTTGCTGGCGCAGCTCACGGCGGGCATCAACAATATCGTCGCGCGGGCCGGCAATGCGCTATTGGGACTCGCGAGCGCCATCGTCGTCGGCGTCACCGCAGTCGTGCTTTCATTCTTCTTCTTGACGCACAGCGAAGAAATACGCGAGTCCATCTATAGCTTGTTCCCCGGACGCCATAGAGCTGCGGCCTCGAAGATCGCCCGCGAAATCTCGCGCGTGGTCGGGGGATTCGTATTCGGCCAGATCGTGTTATGCTTGTTCGTCGGCATCACCACGTGGGTCGTGTTGACGATCGCTGGATCGCAATACGCGCTCTTGCTTGGCGTGCTGACCGGCGTGCTCTATGCGCTGCCGTTCCTCGGTCTCATCGTCGCCATCGCGCTCGGGGTTATGCTCGGATCACTGCAGGGTTGGACCATGGCGATCATCACGGCCGCGGCTATCGCGATCATCTCGAAGATCGCCGACATAATCTTGGTCCCGAAGGTGATGGGTGAAAGCGTCGGCGTCTCGCCCATGGCAGTGATCTTCGCGATCTTTGCCGGCGGCGAGCTATTCGGCGTGTGGGGTCTCGTGCTCGCGATTCCAGCCGCCGCGCTGATAAAGATCGCGTGGAATCTGTGGATCCATCCGTGGATCACGGGCCTGCCCGAAACCAGCGCCTAGATTCACATTTGGTCCGGCGCCGAGACTCCGAGCAGCTTTAACGCCGATGCGATCGTGGTCTTCGTAACGATGCAAAGGGATAGGCGCGCGCTCGTCGTGACCGGGTCGTCGCTCAATACGATGCAATCGGTATAGAATGCGTGGAAGCCGGTAGCGAGATCGCGCGTATATTCTGCGAGACGATGCGGCGCGCGTGCCTTCGCGGCTTCAACCACGGTGCGCTCGAAGTCGGCGATGCGCGAGATCAACGCGAATTCGGCGGGATGGCTTAGCCCAACCAGATCCGATCCGTGTCGAGCGCGCTCAAGCGCCGCGCGATGTTGATCTGAGTCCGCCTTGCGCAGGATCGAAGCGATGCGTGCATGGCCATACTGCACGTAGTAGACCGGGTTCTTCGCGGACTGCTCCAGCGCGAGCTCGAGATCGAAGACGAGGTGCGATTCCGGCGCGCGATTGATGAAGAAAAAGCGCGCCGCGTCAACGCCGACCTCATCCATAACTTCGGCGAGTGTGACGAAGTTGCCGGCCCGCTTGCTCATCTTGACGACTTCGTCGCCGCGCTTCAGCGTGACGTATTGCGCCAGCAGGACTTCAAGCGATCCGGGATGGCCAAGCGCCGCGACGAGTGCGTTCAAGCGCGCGATATAGCCGTGATGGTCCGGTCCGAGCACGTCGATCAGGCGGCGATTGCCGCGGCGCAACTTGTCGCGATGATACGCCGCGTCGGCTGCGAGATACGTCGGGCGTCCGTCGCTGCGCCGAAGTACCCGATCCTTTTCGTCGCCGAACTCCGTCGTCCGCAGAAAAAGCGCGCCATCCTTTTCGTAGGCATGGCTGCTTGCCGTCAGCTCGCGAAGAACCGAGTCGATCTCACCCGCAGCGTGCAGCGCCGCTTCCGACGTCCAATGGTCGAAGTGGACGCCGAAACGCTCCATGTCTTGCCGCTGACCTTCGACGATGATATCGCGCGCGAACTTGCCGAGCGCCTTGACCCGCTCGTCGGGGTTTGCCCGGAGCCAGCGATCGCCGTCGCGCTGTTTGAGGGTCAGCGCGATGTCGACGAGAAATTCGCCTTCGTAGCCTTCTTCCGGCAGCGGAGTGTCGACGCCGCACAGCGTTGCGTAGCGCGCGTACAACGATTCCGCCAGGATGTCGAGCTGGTTGCCGGCATCGTTGACGTACGTTTCCGATTCGGTCTTCGCTCCTGAACGCCGAAAGAGCGCGACGAGCGTGGAACCGAGCGAACCCGAGCGGCCCTGCACCACGTTGAGCGGTCCGGTTGGATTTGCAGACGTGAATTCGATGAGCAGCGGGCCATAGTCGGCGAGCGCATCCGACGCCCCGAAGTCGTCGCCGCGCTCAAGCGCGTCGCGCACGATGTCGCGGAAGTAATCAGGCGACATGCGCAGGTTGAGAAAGCCGGGCTTTGCAGGCTCGAGTTTATCAATGCCCGGTAAGTCCTTGGCGCCGTCACGCGCGATCGCTTCGGCGATTTCCATGGGGTTTCGCTTCCACGCCTTTGCGGCGGCG comes from Candidatus Eremiobacteraceae bacterium and encodes:
- a CDS encoding GNAT family N-acetyltransferase yields the protein MTIGVRHARSGDRRFVEALGAETAHSGVSAIRPADADTTARAFHRLLAFCEERPKTVTLIAESEGIPVGFLLLVTDIPDDVTQAPQAFVAFMAVEPAARRRGAAAKLLAAAEQEARSLGLPHLSLMVTADNAPARALYRRFGFTDERLVLTKRVEPAAS
- a CDS encoding hydrolase; the protein is MAELELDPRTALVVIDLQKGIAGRPAAHPVEGIVANAARLADAFRKAALPVVLVNVTFSPDSADRLNPRADAPQPSMSLPPDFAELIPELGAQPGDIRITKRQWGAFYGTELDLQLRRRGVTGIVLCGISTSIGVESTARSAFEHGYQLAFASDAMTDFKELSHNHSLEHIFARIGQVRTTDEIIAALSDLH
- a CDS encoding helix-turn-helix transcriptional regulator — encoded protein: MKKVVKSRENRVIRAGKNVFAELNLPDADVVFAKARLVVALAGAIKAQNLSQVEAARMIGLTQPKVSRLLRGDTRGFTIDKIVQLLTRLKRDVEIKVTRAPAKTAVGRVMITGSTLQTVASTKR
- a CDS encoding IclR family transcriptional regulator; the protein is MRKPSQDASGDSVKRERTGVQSVERTLDILEALVEFGSEVGLVEISQVVGLPLATVHRLLGTLITRGYVKQNRQNRKYSLGFRALQMGNDMRQRFSLRLEARPFLQRLMQMSGESANLAVLDDGEVVYIDQAQSARILRMFTQIGNRLPAHSTGSGKALLAFLPREVVEGILRRYGMAPRTPKTVTDSAELFRELEQVRALGYARDDEEHEEGVRCVAVPVRDASGQVVASLSVSGPAARLSDSRVDTVLPDLLDSGHKLSARLGFAPEPIQAR
- a CDS encoding AI-2E family transporter, whose product is MSPAASASTPNWPRVWRAAGVIALAAIVLYALSRIPLTVEVFIVATLIAYGINPIVRRLSTRIPRIAAVAVVYIVVTLAVLALFFVVVPDTVAQLQTFFVNSGDLTISLQGAANSTQDWIASHLGNRVLPAQLQAIETNLLAQLTAGINNIVARAGNALLGLASAIVVGVTAVVLSFFFLTHSEEIRESIYSLFPGRHRAAASKIAREISRVVGGFVFGQIVLCLFVGITTWVVLTIAGSQYALLLGVLTGVLYALPFLGLIVAIALGVMLGSLQGWTMAIITAAAIAIISKIADIILVPKVMGESVGVSPMAVIFAIFAGGELFGVWGLVLAIPAAALIKIAWNLWIHPWITGLPETSA
- a CDS encoding M48 family metallopeptidase encodes the protein MVTFTPDVARLVDSIYPPARQALAYEIAAIGRPLYFIIAAFELALLVWFWQSGTAARLAAACDRRIRLPFFSAAAFTFLTLLGFSIALLPFAWYGGYALPHRFGLSDAPFSVWISDWAKDLALTTVIGAAIGAGFVRLVARRARAWPVVAAVLAAPLILFSNAIFPVFVTPLFNHYVPLPDSPLSRSILAMAARNGIAASVVYEYDMSRQTNEGNAYVAGIGSFERIAIGDTMLRDLKPDEVLYVVAHEMGHYKLHHLWWGSLYAWLGSLGLIALVAFVLPLKLRHGPRGSTALSDPASLPLLGAFLIALSLVVAPVSNAISRGIEHAADVFAAEHTALGDAGVRAFARLGTENLSSLHPPALAVWYFYDHPPLDERIEYALEHERGGTSTTVGP
- the argS gene encoding arginine--tRNA ligase, coding for MRSRHLAKLAAIESGLSARVAAVGAALGADHAPPPSVSLGPTRDPAHGDYATAVALAAAKAWKRNPMEIAEAIARDGAKDLPGIDKLEPAKPGFLNLRMSPDYFRDIVRDALERGDDFGASDALADYGPLLIEFTSANPTGPLNVVQGRSGSLGSTLVALFRRSGAKTESETYVNDAGNQLDILAESLYARYATLCGVDTPLPEEGYEGEFLVDIALTLKQRDGDRWLRANPDERVKALGKFARDIIVEGQRQDMERFGVHFDHWTSEAALHAAGEIDSVLRELTASSHAYEKDGALFLRTTEFGDEKDRVLRRSDGRPTYLAADAAYHRDKLRRGNRRLIDVLGPDHHGYIARLNALVAALGHPGSLEVLLAQYVTLKRGDEVVKMSKRAGNFVTLAEVMDEVGVDAARFFFINRAPESHLVFDLELALEQSAKNPVYYVQYGHARIASILRKADSDQHRAALERARHGSDLVGLSHPAEFALISRIADFERTVVEAAKARAPHRLAEYTRDLATGFHAFYTDCIVLSDDPVTTSARLSLCIVTKTTIASALKLLGVSAPDQM